In Vagococcus luciliae, one genomic interval encodes:
- a CDS encoding nitronate monooxygenase family protein: protein MTKMTELLGIQYPIFQGAMAQISTSQLVAAVSNAGGLGIIASGGMSGEQLKQEIDKTRALTDKPFAVNVMLMMENCDEIIDVIIARNVKIITTGAGTPKRYMPRLKEANIIVIPVVPNAKLAKKMEDLGVDAVVAEGMEAGGHIGEVATMPLVTAVTNAVTIPVLAAGGIASGKSMAAAFALGASGVQMGTVYLGSKECPVAQAYKDKVIESVETSTVVTGRKNGAPVRTIRNEMTAHYIELENKDVAREELEKLTMGSLTKAVVDGDVENGSLMAGQIICQVNKLRSVNEIHQDILDEYRNVVLPEL from the coding sequence ATGACAAAAATGACAGAATTATTAGGAATTCAATACCCCATCTTTCAAGGGGCAATGGCTCAAATATCAACTTCACAGCTAGTAGCTGCCGTGTCAAATGCTGGTGGATTAGGCATCATTGCATCTGGAGGTATGAGTGGTGAACAATTAAAACAAGAAATAGATAAAACGAGAGCACTAACAGATAAACCATTTGCCGTAAACGTGATGTTGATGATGGAGAACTGTGATGAAATTATTGATGTTATTATAGCTAGAAATGTGAAAATAATCACAACAGGTGCAGGGACTCCTAAACGATACATGCCACGACTAAAAGAAGCAAATATCATCGTCATCCCAGTTGTTCCTAATGCAAAATTAGCTAAAAAGATGGAAGATTTGGGAGTAGATGCGGTTGTTGCTGAAGGAATGGAAGCTGGTGGACACATAGGAGAAGTTGCAACGATGCCTTTGGTGACAGCTGTGACAAATGCTGTGACAATTCCTGTTTTAGCAGCAGGGGGAATTGCAAGTGGAAAAAGCATGGCAGCTGCATTTGCTCTAGGCGCTTCTGGTGTTCAAATGGGAACAGTCTATCTGGGATCAAAAGAGTGTCCAGTTGCTCAAGCATACAAAGACAAAGTCATAGAATCAGTAGAAACATCAACGGTTGTTACAGGTAGAAAAAATGGCGCACCTGTTAGAACGATTCGAAACGAGATGACAGCCCATTATATCGAACTTGAAAATAAAGATGTTGCTAGAGAAGAGCTTGAAAAATTAACAATGGGATCTCTAACAAAAGCTGTTGTTGATGGTGATGTTGAAAATGGCTCTTTAATGGCAGGACAAATTATTTGTCAGGTTAATAAACTTAGAAGTGTAAACGAAATACATCAGGACATATTGGATGAGTACAGAAACGTTGTTTTGCCAGAGTTGTAG
- a CDS encoding N-acetylmannosamine-6-phosphate 2-epimerase yields the protein MDTSKQIEKGLIVSCQALENEPLHSSFIMSRMARAAKESGAVGIRANSVVDIQAIQDTVDLPIIGIIKKIYEDSEVFITPTLKEVRAVCATGVEIVAMDGTTRERPNGEQLSDIVATIRKEYPNTLLMADTASLEDAKYAEALGFDFIGTTLYGYTNNTDGENIANDDFSHLRKLLKDINKPVIVEGKIDTPEKARKSLEIGGFSVVCGGAITRPQEIAQRFVDEIALIK from the coding sequence ATGGATACTAGTAAGCAAATAGAAAAAGGATTGATAGTGTCTTGTCAGGCATTAGAAAACGAACCTTTACACAGTTCGTTCATTATGTCACGTATGGCAAGAGCAGCGAAAGAATCAGGAGCTGTCGGGATTCGGGCTAATTCGGTGGTGGATATTCAAGCCATACAAGACACGGTTGATTTACCAATAATCGGAATTATTAAAAAAATTTATGAAGATAGTGAGGTATTTATTACTCCTACATTAAAAGAAGTAAGAGCTGTTTGCGCAACGGGTGTAGAAATTGTAGCGATGGATGGAACAACAAGGGAACGACCAAATGGAGAACAACTTAGTGATATTGTGGCAACTATTAGAAAAGAATATCCTAATACACTTTTAATGGCTGACACGGCTTCTTTAGAAGATGCTAAATATGCGGAAGCTCTTGGGTTTGATTTTATAGGTACAACGCTTTATGGGTATACAAACAATACAGATGGAGAAAATATAGCAAATGATGACTTTAGCCATTTGAGAAAACTTCTTAAAGATATTAATAAGCCAGTTATTGTAGAAGGAAAAATTGATACACCAGAAAAGGCACGAAAATCCTTAGAAATTGGTGGATTTAGTGTTGTATGTGGTGGAGCAATTACGAGACCACAGGAAATAGCACAACGTTTTGTTGATGAGATAGCATTAATTAAATAA
- a CDS encoding acetylxylan esterase yields the protein MSETMSLNEKKLYKGSRDKPNDFDYFWEKQIRQLNSKNDYTLYKCHFMIDYVDCYDLTIQMENNSSTYCKVLKPLGKGPFPVVFHFHGYQGQSSDWSEYFKYILAGYAVVAMDVRGQAGKSVDGNYFKGNTVKGHIVRGMTENPNDLFFKDIYLDVYRVIELVATFDWVDNDNLTTLGASQGGALALVGGALSDKIKKIISVYPFLSDFSRVLELKLSCEPYDELFRYFKFEDPFYMTEEKILSSLDYIDIKNFADLIKGDVKLVTGLRDDICLPSTQYAIVNHLKTSYEHIILPEYGHEAMNVFMHDKIMNWITGDKIGE from the coding sequence ATGTCGGAAACAATGTCGTTAAATGAAAAGAAGCTATATAAGGGTAGTAGAGATAAGCCGAATGATTTTGATTATTTTTGGGAAAAACAGATTAGACAATTAAATTCTAAAAATGATTATACGTTATATAAATGTCATTTTATGATTGATTATGTTGACTGTTATGATTTAACAATACAAATGGAGAATAATTCAAGTACTTATTGCAAGGTATTAAAACCACTTGGTAAAGGTCCGTTTCCAGTAGTGTTTCATTTTCATGGTTATCAGGGACAAAGTAGTGATTGGTCAGAGTATTTTAAATATATTTTGGCAGGATATGCCGTTGTAGCGATGGATGTTAGGGGGCAAGCAGGCAAGTCAGTTGATGGTAATTACTTTAAAGGAAATACAGTGAAAGGGCACATTGTTCGCGGGATGACTGAAAATCCAAACGATTTATTTTTTAAAGACATTTATCTCGATGTGTATCGTGTTATAGAGTTAGTAGCAACATTTGATTGGGTAGACAACGATAATTTGACGACTTTAGGTGCTTCACAGGGAGGGGCATTGGCATTAGTTGGAGGAGCGTTAAGTGATAAAATCAAAAAAATTATTAGTGTGTATCCATTTTTGTCTGATTTTTCTCGTGTATTGGAATTAAAGTTGTCATGTGAACCCTATGATGAATTATTTCGATATTTTAAGTTTGAAGACCCTTTTTACATGACGGAAGAAAAAATTTTATCCAGTTTAGATTATATAGATATTAAGAATTTTGCTGACTTAATAAAAGGTGATGTGAAATTAGTGACAGGATTAAGAGATGATATTTGTTTGCCATCGACTCAATATGCGATTGTTAATCATTTGAAGACATCATATGAACATATTATCTTACCAGAATATGGACATGAAGCGATGAATGTATTTATGCATGATAAAATAATGAACTGGATTACCGGTGACAAGATAGGAGAATAG
- a CDS encoding carbohydrate ABC transporter permease has product MKWLKKIKGMERYDRITNIIVLILALLSLFPVYWLITNSFKTSADIYKMPPDVLPKSLYLGHFKELFKNQPALKWTFNSFFVSVVTTTLSVILSSAAAYAFAKLHFKGKKILFSLFIASLMVPKETFIVPLFKIVVAFDWVDTYQSMIIPNLAMCFGVFMLKSFFESIPDSIRESAKLDGASEWYIFWKLMLPIAKPGIGALFILNFVTFWNDYLWQLLMARSKGMSTLTVGVAGLMQEINPNIGLRVAGAAVAALPMIIIFIVFQKYFTKGIAAGAVKE; this is encoded by the coding sequence ATGAAATGGTTAAAAAAAATCAAAGGAATGGAACGTTATGATCGAATAACCAATATCATTGTATTGATTTTGGCATTGTTAAGTTTGTTTCCCGTATATTGGCTAATTACGAATTCGTTTAAAACATCAGCAGATATTTATAAAATGCCACCAGATGTTTTACCAAAATCTTTGTATTTAGGACATTTTAAGGAATTATTCAAAAATCAACCAGCATTAAAGTGGACATTTAATAGTTTCTTTGTATCAGTAGTTACAACAACACTAAGTGTAATATTATCATCAGCTGCAGCATATGCTTTTGCAAAACTGCACTTTAAAGGGAAAAAAATTCTTTTTTCATTATTTATAGCGTCTTTAATGGTTCCAAAAGAAACCTTTATTGTACCACTATTTAAAATAGTTGTAGCTTTTGATTGGGTGGATACATACCAATCCATGATTATTCCAAATTTGGCAATGTGTTTTGGTGTGTTCATGCTAAAATCTTTTTTCGAATCAATTCCTGATTCGATTAGAGAATCTGCTAAGTTAGATGGGGCTAGTGAGTGGTATATATTTTGGAAATTAATGTTACCGATTGCAAAACCAGGTATAGGAGCATTGTTTATTTTAAATTTTGTTACTTTCTGGAATGATTATTTATGGCAATTATTGATGGCTCGTAGTAAAGGTATGAGTACGTTAACAGTAGGAGTAGCAGGGTTGATGCAAGAAATCAATCCTAATATAGGGTTAAGGGTAGCTGGTGCAGCTGTTGCTGCATTACCTATGATTATTATCTTTATCGTGTTTCAAAAGTATTTCACTAAAGGAATTGCAGCAGGAGCTGTAAAAGAATAA
- a CDS encoding DEAD/DEAH box helicase: MSMLELLPEVWQKEWDKQSYGEPTLIQSTLYPLLLESESVLGISPTGSGKTVAYLLPLLQKVIQGNGNQLLIILPSQELASQVADVTRVWAKGLELNVQAIIGGANVKRQIERLKKRPEVLVGTPGRVLELIKLKKIKAHLIQTLVLDEVDDLLSDADFNSTKGIIKSVQADTQIVATSATGEQILPRMDTLFRTELRVIDVTEEDNTKGSIQHGFIMTPVRKRSEVLRRLAHVEGFKGLVFFNQVSELGAVSERLNYLGIKHQTLASDQHQVERKRAIHDFEIGQVSLLLTTDLGARGLDFSDLDYVIQYDLAQSVPDYIHRAGRVGRMGKQGTVISLVNDGEKRELNRLYKEVGKTGTEFFATHGRLVTEKPDTHTEEESKEVRPVKEEKEKPIAKKEESNREKMETPKKKKKKNRTKKQKNKGAKWK; this comes from the coding sequence ATGAGTATGTTAGAATTATTGCCAGAAGTTTGGCAAAAAGAATGGGATAAACAGAGCTACGGGGAACCGACGTTAATTCAAAGTACCCTATATCCATTATTATTAGAGAGTGAAAGTGTGTTAGGGATTTCTCCGACAGGATCAGGAAAAACGGTGGCTTATTTGTTGCCGTTATTACAAAAAGTGATTCAAGGAAATGGAAATCAACTCTTAATTATTTTGCCATCACAAGAACTAGCAAGTCAAGTGGCTGATGTCACAAGGGTATGGGCTAAAGGACTAGAATTAAATGTTCAAGCCATTATCGGTGGGGCAAATGTTAAGCGACAAATTGAACGATTAAAAAAACGTCCCGAAGTTTTAGTTGGGACACCGGGACGTGTGCTGGAATTAATCAAACTTAAAAAAATTAAAGCTCATTTAATCCAAACATTAGTCTTGGATGAGGTAGATGATTTATTAAGTGATGCCGATTTTAATTCAACTAAAGGCATTATCAAAAGTGTACAAGCAGATACACAAATTGTGGCAACCTCTGCTACAGGCGAGCAAATATTACCAAGAATGGATACATTGTTTAGAACAGAGTTACGTGTGATTGATGTGACAGAAGAAGATAACACGAAAGGAAGCATTCAGCATGGCTTTATTATGACTCCAGTTAGAAAACGTTCTGAAGTATTGCGTCGATTGGCTCATGTAGAAGGATTTAAAGGACTAGTATTTTTTAATCAAGTGAGCGAGTTAGGGGCAGTATCTGAGCGATTAAATTATCTAGGTATTAAACATCAAACACTCGCTTCTGATCAACACCAAGTAGAACGAAAACGTGCGATTCATGACTTTGAAATAGGACAAGTATCATTGTTATTAACAACTGACTTAGGTGCTAGAGGATTAGATTTTTCTGATTTGGATTATGTCATTCAGTATGACTTAGCTCAAAGTGTTCCAGATTACATTCACCGTGCAGGTCGTGTAGGACGTATGGGAAAACAAGGAACGGTGATTAGTTTAGTTAATGATGGAGAAAAACGAGAACTAAATCGATTGTATAAAGAAGTCGGAAAAACAGGAACAGAGTTTTTTGCAACGCATGGAAGATTAGTGACGGAAAAACCAGATACGCACACGGAAGAAGAGAGTAAAGAAGTTCGACCGGTAAAAGAAGAAAAAGAAAAACCAATTGCCAAAAAAGAAGAAAGCAATCGAGAAAAAATGGAGACACCAAAAAAGAAAAAGAAAAAAAATCGAACTAAGAAACAAAAGAATAAAGGAGCTAAATGGAAATAA
- the feoB gene encoding ferrous iron transport protein B produces MTKKQIALVGNPNSGKTSLFNELTGSNQSVGNWPGVTVEKKEGKLKKNPNIVLQDLPGIYSLSPYTPEEVVARDYLLQDNPSGILNIIDASNLERNLYLTTQLLELGIPMILSLNMMDVVEKKGIRLNEEKLAYSLGIPVVKMSVTKKEGLANALVEIDKLFVHGRIPDFPLYDNRLEVALSEISELLPDNIPTHQKRWYSIKLFERDETVCSRNVMSDKVKKEIEDIISMTEEIIGDDSESIIINERYNYISQVVSLCCVKETDYKLSMSDRIDKIVTNRWLALPIFAFVMWLVYYLSIQTIGTIGTDWVNDVLFGEIVPDNVTKLMEMMAIAPWLQSLVLDGIIAGVGAVLGFLPQLMVLFLCLSLLEDCGYMSRIAFVMDRFFRRFGLSGKSFIPMLISTGCGVPGVMACRTIENEKDRRMTIMTTTFMPCSAKLPIIGLIAGAFFPHSSWVAPSAYFVGIGSIVLSGIILKKTALFSGDTAPFIMELPDYHMPRFQNSFRQMIERSKSFVKKAGTIIFASSVIIWFLSSFNFRGQMVETDQSILAFLGQSVAFVFAPLGWGNWKTTVATVTGLVAKENVVGTFGILYSNLQEVSETGKEYWPLLSASLTPVAGYSFLLFNLLCAPCFAAIGAIRREMNDWRWTTLAISYQCLLAYVVSLVVYQFGHFLFEDGTFGIGQVVASMLVIGLIILITRKPRKEKLVGVEGISIL; encoded by the coding sequence ATGACAAAAAAACAAATCGCATTAGTCGGAAATCCTAATAGTGGAAAAACGAGTTTATTTAACGAGTTAACAGGGTCTAATCAATCAGTAGGGAACTGGCCAGGTGTGACAGTAGAAAAAAAAGAAGGTAAATTAAAAAAGAACCCAAATATTGTGTTACAAGATTTACCAGGAATTTATTCATTGTCACCTTATACACCTGAAGAAGTAGTCGCACGAGATTATCTATTACAAGATAATCCATCTGGTATTCTGAATATTATTGATGCAAGCAATTTAGAAAGAAATCTATATTTAACCACACAGTTATTAGAGTTAGGCATTCCAATGATTTTATCACTAAACATGATGGATGTGGTTGAGAAAAAAGGAATTCGATTAAATGAAGAAAAATTAGCTTATTCTTTAGGGATTCCTGTAGTAAAAATGAGTGTGACTAAAAAAGAAGGGTTGGCTAATGCTCTTGTAGAAATAGACAAGCTATTTGTTCATGGAAGAATTCCCGATTTTCCTCTATATGACAATCGATTAGAAGTAGCTTTGTCTGAAATAAGTGAGTTATTACCAGACAATATACCAACTCATCAAAAAAGATGGTACAGTATCAAGTTATTTGAAAGAGATGAAACAGTTTGTTCACGAAACGTCATGTCTGATAAAGTGAAAAAAGAAATTGAAGACATTATTAGTATGACAGAAGAAATTATTGGAGACGATAGTGAGAGTATTATTATCAATGAACGATATAATTATATCAGTCAAGTTGTTAGTTTGTGTTGTGTAAAAGAAACGGATTACAAACTAAGCATGAGTGATCGAATCGATAAAATAGTAACGAATAGATGGCTAGCTTTACCAATCTTTGCGTTTGTGATGTGGTTAGTTTATTATCTATCCATCCAAACCATTGGAACGATTGGGACTGACTGGGTAAATGATGTATTATTTGGAGAAATTGTTCCAGATAATGTCACCAAGTTAATGGAGATGATGGCTATTGCCCCTTGGCTACAATCGCTTGTTCTTGATGGAATTATTGCCGGAGTAGGTGCGGTACTAGGGTTTTTACCACAGTTAATGGTCTTGTTTTTATGTTTATCACTACTAGAAGATTGTGGATACATGTCACGTATCGCTTTTGTCATGGACCGATTTTTCAGACGTTTTGGTTTATCTGGTAAATCATTCATTCCAATGTTGATTTCAACCGGTTGTGGTGTTCCAGGAGTGATGGCTTGCCGAACAATAGAAAATGAAAAAGATCGACGTATGACGATTATGACCACAACGTTTATGCCATGTTCAGCTAAATTACCTATTATTGGTCTTATTGCAGGTGCTTTTTTCCCACATAGTTCTTGGGTTGCACCATCAGCTTATTTTGTAGGGATAGGGTCCATTGTTTTATCCGGTATTATATTAAAGAAAACGGCATTATTCAGTGGAGACACAGCGCCATTTATTATGGAATTACCTGATTATCACATGCCAAGATTTCAAAACAGTTTTAGACAAATGATCGAGCGCTCAAAATCTTTTGTGAAAAAAGCAGGGACGATTATTTTTGCCAGTTCTGTTATAATCTGGTTTTTATCTTCATTTAATTTTCGAGGACAAATGGTTGAAACGGATCAAAGTATTTTAGCTTTTTTAGGTCAATCAGTAGCATTTGTTTTTGCTCCACTTGGATGGGGAAATTGGAAAACAACAGTGGCAACTGTAACAGGATTAGTTGCAAAAGAAAACGTCGTAGGAACGTTTGGTATTTTGTATAGTAACTTGCAAGAAGTCTCAGAAACTGGAAAGGAATACTGGCCATTATTAAGTGCTAGTTTAACACCAGTAGCTGGATATTCATTTTTATTATTTAATCTATTATGTGCACCATGTTTTGCTGCAATTGGAGCAATACGTCGAGAAATGAATGATTGGAGATGGACAACGCTGGCGATAAGTTATCAATGTCTATTAGCTTATGTCGTTAGTTTAGTTGTTTATCAATTTGGTCATTTCCTATTTGAAGATGGCACATTTGGTATAGGACAAGTTGTAGCAAGTATGTTAGTTATTGGTCTGATTATATTAATAACAAGAAAACCTAGAAAAGAAAAATTAGTCGGTGTAGAAGGTATCAGTATATTATAG
- a CDS encoding PTS sugar transporter subunit IIB, with protein MKKRIVLVCLAGMTTNLLVNRMRRAADMTDKNIDIVAISASEVEKDIQNEQTDIYLLGPQVRYLKKELKQKLNNPNVPVKNIDMTDYGLMNGSKVFAYAERLLDDTSE; from the coding sequence ATGAAAAAACGGATCGTTTTAGTCTGCTTAGCTGGCATGACTACTAATTTACTAGTAAATCGTATGAGGCGAGCAGCAGATATGACAGATAAAAATATAGATATTGTGGCTATTTCAGCATCAGAAGTTGAAAAAGATATTCAAAATGAACAGACAGATATCTACCTTTTAGGGCCACAGGTTAGATATTTAAAAAAAGAATTGAAACAAAAATTAAATAATCCAAATGTTCCTGTTAAAAATATCGATATGACAGATTATGGGTTGATGAATGGATCCAAAGTATTTGCATATGCTGAAAGATTATTAGATGATACAAGTGAATGA
- a CDS encoding carbohydrate ABC transporter permease, translated as MKEGNKRKQVLGELKSSLTGYLFVGPQLILFILFIVYPVLEGFKMSLYRQTYTEDIFVGLENYKELFADPVFIKSVFNTIIFVVAIVFGLFVATTVYDKSAKYISFIRGSFYLPVMVSMVVMSMIWNFLLNPANGLISYLLGNVGVDDVNLLGSSTWVMPTIIFVTFVGNVGQSIILYIASMIGIPEDYFEAAEIDGATRWQRMTKILIPLVRPTTLYLVVINIIAVLKIFVVIQLLTGGGPNNSSVTMMYYLYQNAFIYNNTGVAAAVGVLMFVVALLLSIPQFKAFGNKK; from the coding sequence ATGAAAGAGGGAAATAAGAGAAAACAAGTTTTGGGTGAGTTAAAATCTTCTTTAACAGGTTATTTATTTGTTGGACCACAATTGATTTTATTTATACTATTTATTGTTTATCCTGTTCTTGAGGGATTTAAGATGAGTTTATATCGTCAAACCTATACGGAAGATATATTTGTTGGGTTAGAAAATTATAAAGAATTATTTGCAGATCCTGTATTTATCAAATCGGTATTTAATACAATTATTTTTGTTGTGGCTATAGTATTTGGATTATTTGTCGCAACAACAGTTTACGATAAATCAGCTAAGTATATTTCTTTTATTCGAGGAAGTTTTTATTTACCAGTTATGGTATCTATGGTTGTTATGAGTATGATTTGGAATTTTTTATTAAATCCAGCTAATGGGTTAATTAGCTATTTACTAGGTAATGTAGGTGTAGATGATGTTAACTTATTAGGGAGTAGTACCTGGGTTATGCCAACCATTATTTTTGTTACATTTGTAGGTAATGTGGGACAGTCTATTATTTTATATATTGCATCAATGATTGGTATTCCAGAAGATTATTTTGAAGCGGCAGAAATTGATGGGGCAACAAGGTGGCAACGAATGACAAAAATTTTAATTCCATTAGTTCGACCAACAACATTATATTTAGTTGTCATTAATATTATTGCAGTTTTAAAAATATTTGTTGTTATTCAATTATTAACAGGAGGAGGACCAAATAATTCTTCAGTAACTATGATGTATTATCTATACCAAAATGCTTTTATTTACAATAATACAGGTGTTGCAGCAGCTGTAGGTGTATTAATGTTTGTAGTAGCATTACTACTATCTATTCCACAGTTTAAGGCATTTGGAAATAAAAAATAA
- a CDS encoding FeoB-associated Cys-rich membrane protein has product MGTIILAGIIFLGVARVVYKYGVKKEKTCDCSSVDCPIKKETISDK; this is encoded by the coding sequence ATGGGCACAATTATTTTAGCTGGAATTATTTTTTTAGGAGTAGCTAGGGTTGTATATAAGTATGGTGTAAAAAAAGAAAAAACATGCGATTGTTCTTCGGTGGACTGTCCGATAAAAAAAGAAACGATTTCAGATAAATAG
- a CDS encoding Gfo/Idh/MocA family protein, with product MLKLGVIGTNWITHAFVNAAIKSEEYELSAVYSRTKGKAEKFASKYDHSETIQIMTNLSELSESEDIDVVYIASPNSLHYEQARLLMTHGKHVIVEKPAVSTLEELEELIDLAEEKEVFFFEAARHIHEDNFQRVASFLKNREDILGANLTFMKYSSRYDALLRGEEPNIFSAKYSGGALMDLGVYLVYTAVAWFGKPNSVYYFNQKLPTGVDGLGTMIFRYDTFDVTMTVGKNADSFLPSEVYLSDSTLCLDAVNSIGSIIQKKRENNELLEINFGTEQSEDVMLEEASAFANIMVNPMGIKQQKIYQDWVQLAKDVHGLMETMRKESDIIFAADAKEIRG from the coding sequence ATGTTGAAACTAGGTGTTATTGGAACAAATTGGATTACTCATGCATTTGTCAATGCAGCCATCAAAAGTGAAGAGTATGAACTTAGTGCAGTATACTCACGAACTAAGGGAAAGGCAGAAAAATTTGCTAGTAAATACGATCATTCAGAGACCATTCAGATTATGACTAATCTATCAGAATTAAGTGAATCAGAAGATATTGATGTGGTTTATATAGCATCTCCTAATAGTTTACATTACGAGCAAGCAAGATTACTGATGACGCATGGTAAACATGTGATTGTTGAAAAACCAGCAGTTTCAACGCTAGAAGAATTAGAAGAATTAATTGATTTGGCTGAGGAAAAAGAAGTATTCTTTTTTGAAGCGGCAAGACACATACATGAAGATAATTTTCAACGTGTTGCTTCATTTTTGAAAAATAGAGAAGATATTCTTGGAGCTAATTTAACGTTTATGAAGTATTCATCCCGTTATGACGCTCTTTTAAGAGGAGAAGAACCCAATATTTTTTCTGCTAAATACTCGGGTGGAGCCTTAATGGATTTAGGCGTATACTTAGTTTATACAGCAGTAGCTTGGTTTGGTAAACCAAACTCTGTCTATTATTTTAACCAAAAATTACCCACAGGTGTTGATGGGTTAGGAACAATGATTTTCCGTTATGATACGTTTGATGTGACGATGACTGTTGGAAAAAATGCTGATAGCTTTTTACCATCAGAAGTGTATCTAAGCGATAGTACATTATGTTTAGATGCAGTCAATAGTATTGGTAGTATCATTCAAAAGAAACGAGAAAATAATGAACTGTTAGAAATTAATTTTGGAACAGAGCAATCAGAAGATGTGATGTTAGAAGAAGCAAGTGCATTTGCAAATATTATGGTTAATCCAATGGGAATTAAACAGCAAAAAATATACCAAGATTGGGTACAACTTGCCAAAGATGTTCATGGATTGATGGAAACGATGAGAAAAGAATCAGATATTATATTTGCGGCAGACGCAAAAGAAATTAGAGGGTAA
- a CDS encoding FeoA family protein: protein MKKLKDCQINKVYQFVAFNGQESHGKHLKNLGLLPGTEIVLLSNKKNQPFIVLFKGTKIGIDDTIAEFIQVSEDIEKNSAELKTLDEIGIGKHAQVVDFTAKGALKRRLMDMGLTKGVLVQVKQYAPLGDPIEITVRGYELSLRKQEASLILVKEV from the coding sequence ATGAAAAAATTGAAGGATTGTCAGATAAATAAAGTCTATCAATTTGTTGCGTTTAATGGTCAAGAATCTCATGGAAAACATTTAAAAAATTTGGGGTTGTTACCAGGAACAGAGATAGTTTTATTATCGAATAAAAAAAATCAACCATTTATTGTTCTATTTAAAGGGACAAAAATAGGAATAGATGATACTATTGCAGAATTTATCCAAGTTAGTGAGGATATAGAAAAAAATTCTGCCGAGCTTAAAACGTTGGATGAAATTGGTATTGGAAAACATGCACAAGTAGTTGATTTCACTGCAAAAGGAGCATTAAAACGGCGATTGATGGATATGGGATTAACAAAGGGTGTGCTCGTTCAGGTAAAACAATATGCTCCTTTAGGTGATCCAATTGAAATTACAGTTAGAGGTTATGAACTTAGTTTGAGAAAACAAGAAGCGTCGTTAATTTTGGTTAAAGAGGTGTAG